A window from Toxoplasma gondii ME49 chromosome IX, whole genome shotgun sequence encodes these proteins:
- a CDS encoding strictosidine synthase subfamily protein (encoded by transcript TGME49_289580~Predicted trans-membrane domain (TMHMM2.0):2-25), producing MKFVAVLFPVGAAVLLDTLFYASTGRKQFVNFLFQQVDDSEAAREWLALRKTLTVDEVKVLEYGGAVKGAEAFLQDPAGGVYTGLIDGRIVKLLSDDDYVDIACLGSNCGGACALAEAKKKQTEGNNLTPDSCSRPLGLQFLDPEAATGTTKTLLVCDVFRGLLKVNVPAEHQPKRLQEPSPFEVLLSEAGGQRPYFSNALLKHGNHVYFTDSSQTNNFGTKGRIILEPDATGRLVEFNMKTKQARVVLDKLDFPNGLAFTPDRDAILMVETKTRSIKKIQITGPRKGQVEDWVRELPFVPDNITELPDGLGFLVGSAFVKKFPPPKGSSPSVVLSIFKAVHRRVANALLFTHLKTVGRILYPLTDFGPLSSALDALLTKIGGGGHLFHLDTQGKVRRWISLPPQCPAVSEGTLVSWGKFPAGHVKLSADSHFLLVGSFAKNSICKVPLGALLDSI from the exons ATGAAGTTCGTGGCGGTCCTGTTCCCTGTTGGTGCCGCAGTCCTGCTGGACACTTTGTTCTATGCCAGTACCGGACGAAAGCAATTTGTGAATTTCCTTTTCCAGCAGGTTGACGACTCGGAAGCGGCGAGGGAGTGGTTGGCTCTCCGCAAGACCCTGACGGTTGACGAAGTGAAAGTGCTTGAATACGGAGGCGCTGTGAAG GGCGCTGAAGCATTTCTTCAGGACCCTGCCGGCGGCGTCTACACAGGATTGATCGATG GGAGGATCGTGAAGCTGCTGAGTGACGATGACTACGTCGACATCGCATGCTTAG GGTCGAACTGTGGCGGTGCTTGCGCCCtcgcggaggcgaagaagaagcagacagaggggaATAATCTTACGCCAGACTCGTGCTCTCGGCCCCTAGGGCTCCAGTTTCTGGATCCAGAGGCGGCAACAGGGACTACCAAGACTCTTCTTGTCTGCGACGTTTTTCGGGGTTTGCTGAAGGTCAACGTCCCCGCCGAACACCAGCCGAAACGGCTGCAAGAGCCTTCCCCCTTCGAGGTCCTCCTCAGTGAGGCAGGAGGACAGCGTCCCTACTTTTCGAACGCTCTGCTGAAACATGGAAACCATGTGTACTTCACCGATTCTTCGCAGACTAATAACTTCGGCACG AAGGGTCGCATCATTCTCGAGCCTGATGCGACAGGCCGCCTCGTGGAGTTTAATATGAA AACCAAGCAAGCGAGAGTCGTGCTGGACAAACTGGACTTCCCCAACGGCCTCGCATTCACGCCCGACCGAGATGCGATTCTGATGGTcgaaacgaagacgcgcAGCATCAAGAAAATTCAGATTACGGGACCCAGGAAAG GACAAGTTGAAGACTGGGTCCGAGAGTTGCCGTTTGTCCCCGACAACATCACAGAGCTTCCGGACGGACTGGGATTTCTGGTCGGTTCTGCGTTCGTCAAAAAGTTCCCTCCCCCGAAAGGGAGCAGCCCCTCTGTCGTCCTGTCGATCTTCAAGGCTGTACATCGACGCGTAGCCAACGCACTGTTGTTCACGCACCTCAAGACGGTCGGAAGGATTCTTTATCCG cTGACAGACTTCGGACCCTTGAGCAGTGCGTTGGATGCACTTCTTACGAAGATCGGCGGCGGCGGTCATCTGTTTCACCTCGACACGCAAGGCAAAGTTCGCCGGTGGATTTCGc TGCCTCCTCAGTGTCCGGCGGTGTCGGAGGGGACGTTGGTCAGCTGGGGAAAGTTCCCCGCAGGCCATGTGAAGCTGTCCGCGGACTCACACTTTCTGTTGGTAGGCTCGTTTGCGAAAAACAGCATTTGCAAGGTTCCCCTCGGTGCGCTGCTCGACTCCATTTGA
- a CDS encoding hypothetical protein (encoded by transcript TGME49_289590): MEPLPNLDQFIEKCGTNEIQAFLQLVQDRFLEAQKQKEARLMKTIDNCYDETLDFVKQRRRHLRKQALAALQTLRDRHKLSKDELALHLEQIRSRKRELLDFFREEAAKLTELEQRSAELVAMFTSKRGELAELHRKQLESFKRSALKRLDQARVASFQAVKESPCWDESMDEAVGRLMLLRLSLQIKTPEDADAV; the protein is encoded by the exons ATGGAGCCCCTACCGAACCTCGACCAATTCATTGAGAAATGCGGCACAAATGAGATCCAAGCTTTCCTTCAGCTAGTCCAAGATCG GTTTCTTGAAGCTCAGAAACAAAAGGAGGCACGACTTATGAAGACAATCGATAACTGCTACGATGAAACTCTTGATTTTGTGAAACAGCGAAGGCGCCACTTGAGGAAGCAAGCACTTGCCGCCCTCCAAACACTAAGAGACCGCCACAAACTGTCAAAAGACGAGCTGGCTTTGCATCTCGAGCAGATTCGCtctcgaaagagagagctTCTAGATTTTtttcgagaagaagccgcaaAACTCACC GAGTTGGAACAACGGTCTGCGGAACTCGTTGCGATGTTTACCTCGAAACGGGGAGAGTTAG CCGAGTTGCACAGGAAGCAGCTAGAGAGTTTCAAACGCAGCGCACTAAAACGCTTGGACCAG GCAAGAGTTGCTAGTTTCCAAGCAGTGAAGGAGTCTCCTTGCTGGGATGAGAGTATGGACGAAGCTGTTGGCCGGCTCATGCTGttgcgcctgtctctgcagataAAAACACCCGAAGATGCAGACGCTGTGTAG
- the HSP29 gene encoding heat shock protein HSP29 (encoded by transcript TGME49_289600~Product name based on PMID:16339717.), translating into MADSSGPGDARVAQRVTTIPGGTTTTTKTTTYTIRSVPVTTTTSSFAASSCGTTTGPTTSATDFAFDDLKRYLEDHGKMILEDPRTKHLIASGQATWEDVKRYLDSRAPPTHLAEGSSVVYSTTGGYWYPVVAGMPGVAAPSTIFEVGPGSAEICNKISFRPRLDAYYDANRNRLVLLFDLPGFEKKDVEIELDKGALAISGERPKLEESKLGQDCNNIIKERSFGFFYRKFQLPGNAEEESIKASMEQGVLEVTIGLKDENQPTKKKIDVQ; encoded by the exons ATGGCAGACTCAAGCGGGCCGGGGGACGCGCGTGTCGCTCAGCGCGTTACTACGATTCCTGGCGGAACAACAACAACAACAAAAACGACTACTTACACCATCCGTAGCGTCCCAGTAACAACGACTACCAGCTCTTTTGCGGCCAGTTCGTGCGGAACCACCACCGGACCCACAACATCAGCGACAGACTTCGCCTTCGACGATTTAAAACGCTACTTGGAAGATCACGGCAAGATGATATTGGAAGATCCTCGAACCAAACACCTGATTGCATCAGGACAG GCTACCTGGGAAGACGTGAAGCGGTACTTGGATTCACGTGCGCCACCAACACACCTCGCTGAAGGGAGTAGCGTAGTCTACAGCACAACA GGTGGCTACTGGTATCCTGTCGTCGCTGGAATGCCCGGGGTTGCCGCACCCAGCACAATTTTCGAAGTGGGCCCAGGTTCAGCGGAAATTTGCAACAAGATCTCTTTCCGACCTCGCCTTGACGCCTACTACGACGCCAATCGAAATCGATTAGTTCTTCTGTTCGACCTTCCCGgtttcgagaagaaagacgtcGAGATCGAGTTGGACAAAGGTGCTCTTGCAATATCCG gcGAGCGACCTAAGCTGGAGGAAAGCAAGTTAGGTCAGGATTGCAATAATATAATCAAAGAACGATCATTTGGATTTTTCTACAGGAAGTTTCAGCTGCCTGGAaacgcggaagaggagagtaTCAAAGCCTCGATGGAGCAAGGAGTTTTGGAAGTAACGATTGGCCTGAAAGACGAAAACCAAccaacgaagaaaaagattGATGTGCAGTGA
- a CDS encoding hypothetical protein (encoded by transcript TGME49_289610~Predicted trans-membrane domain (TMHMM2.0):155-178): protein MSMMATGPSQVIRFIVNRTGNLPTIKDAQIDPTWTVDRIIQECFASELAAGEHVRLIYMGHVLQGSATLSFNLAGNFPSAGSSRSNDAAAATPSSGLCTVHAHIRSDSRCPAASFNHGDGGVAHGDDWSTVVLRVACFIVLGVCWYHRTICPRDYTLVSTAILCVFTAVYVLSVQSVFDTPLRALLRMLRFPRLRP, encoded by the exons ATGTCGATGATGGCGACCGGTCCGTCGCAGGTCATTCGATTCATTGTGAACAGGACGGGCAATCTGCCTACCATCAAag ATGCGCAGATTGACCCTACGTGGACGGTCGATCGCATCATTCAAGAGTGTTTCGCCTCCGAGCTTGCAGCAG gAGAGCATGTTAGGCTCATTTATATGGGCCACGTTCTTCAGGGAAGTGCAACGCTGAGTTTCAACCTTGCAGGAAACTTTCCGAGTGCAGGCTCAAGCCGGAGCAACGACGCTGCCGCAGCAACTCCGTCAAGCGGGCTTTGCACAGTCCATGCGCACATCCGAAGCGATTCCCGATGTCCTGCAGCAAGTTTTAACCACG GTGATGGCGGGGTTGCGCACGGCGACGACTGGTCAACGGTAGTTCTGCGGGTGGCATGTTTCATCGTTCTTGGGGTGTGCTGGTATCACAGGACAATCTGCCCTAGAGACTATACCCTTGTGTCGACAGCGATTTTGTGCGTTTTCACAGCCGTTTATGTTCTTTCTGTGCAGTCTGTGTTTGATACGCCGCTGCGTGCTTTGCTGCGCATGCTTCGGTTCCCACGTTTACGCCCCTGA
- a CDS encoding hypothetical protein (encoded by transcript TGME49_289615) — MGNVCNFCRNGRRAEQGKELQTSEPGAGAAYPSCGSDASPARRPSRRRSKGSIKGVGKGLSFRPSGTASGFSNGTPGGGKESDGSKRTSSPSLRSSRTLAPEEEDQLRSFYERNLVEQERHVSYILNEEAKLRRGKPYSRVPTLQAGEGPETLVPVDPEEVNEAMARFDVFSPDERQSRVDEILEKYVEAQVEGCEMQSARSSGGLASPGSSMHG, encoded by the exons ATGGGGAACGTCTGCAACTTTTGCCGAAATGGACGTCGAGCTGAACAGGGGAAGGAGCTGCAGACATCAGAACCAGGAGCGGGAGCCGCGTACCCATCGTGTGGCTCCGATGCATCTCCTGCCCGTCGACCGAGTAGACGTCGCAGCAAGGGAAGCATCAAAGGAGTCGGAAAAGGGCTCAGTTTTCGGCCATCTGGAACAG CCTCCGGCTTCTCCAATGGCACGCCCGGAGGTGGAAAAGAATCGGATGGATCCAAGAGAACTAGTAGTCCTTCCTTGCGATCCAGCAGAACTCTGGCgcctgaggaagaagatcaGCTACGGTCCTTCTATGAGCGCAACCTAGTTGAACAAGAGAG ACACGTGTCATACATTTTgaacgaggaggcgaagtTGCGGCGCGGAAAGCCGTACTCTCGTGTGCCGACGCTGCAGGCCGGAGAGGGACCGGAGACACTTGTCCCTGTGGATCCAGAAGAAGTGAATGAGGCCATGGCGCGGTTCGACGTCTTCAGTCCCGATGAAAGACAGTCACGAGTTGATGAGATCCTCGAAAAATATGTAGAAGCTCAGGT CGAAGGGTGCGAGATGCAGTCGGCACGAAGTTCCGGCGGCCTCGCCAGTCCCGGATCGTCGATGCATGGGTGA